Proteins from a single region of Candidatus Saccharibacteria bacterium:
- the gatC gene encoding Asp-tRNA(Asn)/Glu-tRNA(Gln) amidotransferase subunit GatC: protein MTQISRDDVQHLAQLSSLQLGDDQIDGLQKDIDAILGYIEQLGELDTAGIEPTYQVTALENVWRDDVVIDDQVNREQLLDLSTESTNHQVKVPKVL from the coding sequence ATGACGCAAATTTCTCGTGACGATGTGCAGCATCTTGCACAGCTAAGTAGTTTGCAGCTCGGCGATGATCAGATCGACGGCCTGCAAAAAGATATAGATGCTATTTTAGGCTATATTGAGCAGCTTGGTGAGCTGGATACTGCTGGTATCGAGCCGACATACCAGGTAACAGCACTTGAAAACGTATGGCGAGACGATGTCGTGATCGACGATCAAGTAAATCGCGAGCAATTGCTTGATTTATCAACCGAGTCGACAAATCACCAAGTTAAAGTGCCGAAAGTGCTATAA
- the gatA gene encoding Asp-tRNA(Asn)/Glu-tRNA(Gln) amidotransferase subunit GatA has translation MSHIQTITTQIKNKETTARRQVEAALERASAAEEYHALLSLTAERALQRADDIDARVAAGDDVGVLAGVPFVVKDNFLAFGAPTTAASKMLESFDAPLQATAVEKLEEAGAICIGKSNLDAFAHGGSTENSAFGVTKNAIDTTKVAGGSSGGSAVVTALDVVPFALGSDTGGSIRQPASFNGVVGVKPTYGTVSRYGVVAMASSTDTIGCFARDISDAELVMQVMSGRDVRDMTTLPDFFQPMEDAKPAQKIGLIQESMSDDVDPEVRARVNDYVEKLRGAGHVVEEVSMPVTKYALAMYYIIVPAEVSSNLARYDGIRYGHRAAGVKTLAELYGKTRDEGFMTENKRRIMIGSYVLSSGFFDAYYLQAQKARTILINEYNKLFETYDALICPVTPTPAFGIGENADDPVQMYLADIMTVPASLAGLPAMSVPAGTTEAGLPVGVQLIGNHRSDAALFALARSLEGK, from the coding sequence ATGAGCCATATTCAGACAATTACAACTCAGATAAAAAACAAAGAAACGACAGCGCGCCGCCAGGTTGAGGCTGCACTTGAACGAGCTAGTGCCGCCGAGGAATATCACGCGCTTTTGAGTCTTACGGCAGAGCGTGCATTGCAGCGTGCCGACGACATAGATGCGCGCGTTGCTGCGGGCGACGACGTTGGCGTTCTTGCTGGCGTGCCATTTGTCGTAAAAGACAACTTTTTAGCGTTTGGTGCGCCGACTACAGCAGCGAGTAAAATGCTCGAATCGTTCGACGCACCCTTGCAGGCAACGGCTGTCGAAAAATTAGAGGAAGCCGGTGCAATTTGTATCGGTAAGTCTAACCTTGATGCGTTTGCTCACGGCGGTAGTACTGAGAACTCGGCTTTTGGCGTTACTAAAAACGCAATTGATACGACCAAGGTTGCAGGTGGAAGCAGCGGCGGATCTGCTGTTGTAACGGCGCTTGATGTCGTTCCTTTTGCCTTGGGTTCGGACACGGGTGGATCTATCCGTCAGCCGGCTAGCTTTAACGGTGTCGTGGGTGTAAAGCCTACCTACGGTACGGTGAGCCGTTACGGGGTTGTGGCTATGGCGAGCAGCACCGATACGATCGGCTGTTTTGCGCGTGATATTAGCGACGCAGAACTGGTAATGCAGGTTATGAGCGGACGCGATGTGCGTGATATGACAACGCTTCCTGACTTTTTTCAGCCGATGGAAGATGCGAAGCCCGCCCAGAAGATCGGTCTTATCCAGGAATCTATGAGCGATGATGTTGACCCAGAGGTTCGTGCTCGCGTAAACGACTACGTTGAAAAACTTCGTGGTGCGGGCCATGTTGTCGAAGAGGTGTCTATGCCTGTTACTAAGTATGCTTTGGCAATGTACTATATTATTGTTCCCGCAGAGGTTAGCAGTAACCTTGCGCGATACGATGGCATCCGTTATGGCCATAGGGCCGCTGGAGTGAAGACTCTTGCTGAGCTATATGGTAAAACGCGCGATGAAGGGTTTATGACCGAAAACAAGCGTCGTATTATGATTGGAAGCTATGTGCTTTCAAGCGGATTTTTTGACGCGTACTATCTGCAGGCGCAAAAAGCTCGCACGATTCTGATTAATGAATATAATAAGCTGTTCGAAACCTACGATGCGCTTATTTGCCCCGTAACTCCTACACCTGCCTTTGGTATTGGCGAAAACGCGGACGATCCTGTGCAGATGTATCTTGCTGATATCATGACCGTGCCAGCTAGTCTTGCGGGATTGCCAGCAATGAGTGTTCCTGCGGGCACTACCGAGGCGGGGCTTCCGGTTGGCGTGCAGTTAATTGGCAACCACCGTAGCGATGCGGCGCTATTTGCGCTTGCGCGTTCGCTGGAGGGTAAATAG